The Algoriphagus halophilus sequence CATTGGTTTATAGGGAGTAGTGACGAAGCTGATCCTGTTGTTTTTAGAGAAGCACTTGACTCACATTTAAAGAAATTGAATGATGATTATGCTGTGGAAAGAAGGCATGCCCTCAAAGAAGTGATGGTTGATATTTTGCCATCCTCTCTATTCTATGAATGGATGAAAAAACAAGGAAAAGAAGGTGGACAAAATAAATTTCCAAGGGTATTGAAAGGGGAGAAGGCTACCAGTTGGCAAGAATTTTTAAAATCTAAAAATGCCATTTCATGATTGCATCATTGATGGAAGGAATCAGTATGGGATTACTCCTTTCAGTCATGGTGGGGCCTGTTTTTTTTACGCTTATTCAAAGTAGTCTAACTCAAGGGTTCAGATATGCTGCTGTTCTTGCTTTTGGAATTTTGTGTAGTGATACATTCTATGTATTGATCACTTACCTTGGTATCAAATTTATAGCCGAAGCTACTTATTTTGAAGAAGTATTAGGATACGTTGGAGGGGCGATTTTAATCGGATTTGGGTTGGCTTCTTTGATTCGGAAAAATACAAACCGTCCCAACTCAGGAGGGATTAACATTCCTGAAGTGAAAAAGAGATCAGCATTTATCAAAGGGTTTAGCATTAATGGGGTCAACCCATTTGTCTTATTGTTTTGGATTTCAATTGCAAGTATTGTTCAATTGAAGGAAAACGGATCTAACTGGGATATTTGGCTTTATTATTCCGGAATCTTAGGCACAGTTTTCCTGATTGATTTATTAAAATCTTATATCGCTAAAAAGCTTTCTCATTTAGTGACCCCAAACATGATGAGAATCATGAATAAAGGGGTCGGAGTGATCATGATAGGCTTTGGCCTACGAATGTTGGTGTATGCCTGGAATGTCTGATAGACCTAAAATTAGCTCAGGCCATTTAAGGCACGCATTAATTTTTCTCTAACCTCTACGGCAAATCCTTCTATTTCTGGATTTTTTACCACGCTCATAGCGGTTGATGGATCCATCAGGGATACATCGTATTTATTTTTTTCTGTTTCTCGGATGACCACATTGCAGGGTAGTAGTGTGGCGATCTGTGGCTCTATAGACAGGACTTTATCTGCAAAAACGGGATTACATGCACCTAGAATTAGGAAAGGTGGATAGGATTTATCCAATTTCTTTTTCATGGTAGCCTGGATGTCGATCTCTGTCAAAATCCCAAATCCCTCATTTTTAAGTTTTTCTTCAATTTGTTCACGAACTTCCTGAATGGATTTCGCCTCTACTTGTTTGGATTGATAATAATTCATAATGATTTAATTTTAATTCCTTAAGTTAAGTTGATTCTTCCTTCCAGTCTGTGCTTATGATCACATAAAGGGTTAGGGGGTAGGCTTGGGATTTGTTGTGTTTATAATGAACAACTACTTTATTCTACTGTTTATTTACCATGAAATATATCTACTTTTTTTTCGTGGCTTCGATGGTCTTGTTAATTCATTCAGAAGCATTTTCTCAGGAAATTCCAGCCTTAGGTTCCTATAATGAAACTAGGGTTCAATACAATGAATCAGGAATGATCATTCTGGGAGCATGGGCTTTAGGCAACATGGTTTGGGGAGGAATTGGAGCCAGTAATACATCCGGTCAGACGAAAGCATTTCACCAGATGAATCTATATTGGAATTCGGTCAATTTAATCATTGCAGGGATAGGGTACTGGCAGGCAACACGAGAATTACCAAGTGCCGATTTATTTGAAACCATGAATTCACAGACTAGTATAGAAAAGATTCTATTGGTAAATGCTGCATTGGATATAGCATATATGGCAGGTGGGATTTATTTAAAAGAACGTGGGTTCAGGCTTTCAAAGGATAAGTTCGTGGGGTTCGGAAAATCAATTATACTTCAAGGTGCTTTCCTATTTACCTTTGATGC is a genomic window containing:
- a CDS encoding DUF6992 family protein, which gives rise to MKYIYFFFVASMVLLIHSEAFSQEIPALGSYNETRVQYNESGMIILGAWALGNMVWGGIGASNTSGQTKAFHQMNLYWNSVNLIIAGIGYWQATRELPSADLFETMNSQTSIEKILLVNAALDIAYMAGGIYLKERGFRLSKDKFVGFGKSIILQGAFLFTFDALMYTFHATHSKELPAFFEQVSFQPAGLTLSIPLTH
- a CDS encoding LysE family translocator, with the protein product MIASLMEGISMGLLLSVMVGPVFFTLIQSSLTQGFRYAAVLAFGILCSDTFYVLITYLGIKFIAEATYFEEVLGYVGGAILIGFGLASLIRKNTNRPNSGGINIPEVKKRSAFIKGFSINGVNPFVLLFWISIASIVQLKENGSNWDIWLYYSGILGTVFLIDLLKSYIAKKLSHLVTPNMMRIMNKGVGVIMIGFGLRMLVYAWNV
- a CDS encoding DUF302 domain-containing protein, with the translated sequence MNYYQSKQVEAKSIQEVREQIEEKLKNEGFGILTEIDIQATMKKKLDKSYPPFLILGACNPVFADKVLSIEPQIATLLPCNVVIRETEKNKYDVSLMDPSTAMSVVKNPEIEGFAVEVREKLMRALNGLS